From a region of the Microbacterium sp. nov. GSS16 genome:
- a CDS encoding cyclodeaminase/cyclohydrolase family protein — protein MADPDSAHVPTSRPMDAWLDALSQPGGSPGGGAATGVLLGVAAALMGMVAAYTPDSAAASACAARLERNRADVLQAVEADGVLSVRFGAALALPSDDPRRDEQVSAAAVNAAESVARLGAIGILLTSDAQVLAEAGNPHIAVDLAVAMEALSAGLSGAAMSIRANLQIAGRHDAARARLASLETDVRRLLEARHRVTQMIDEISARLD, from the coding sequence ATGGCCGATCCCGATTCCGCACACGTTCCGACATCCCGTCCGATGGATGCCTGGCTCGACGCCCTCAGTCAGCCGGGCGGCTCCCCTGGCGGCGGGGCGGCGACGGGCGTGCTGCTCGGCGTCGCCGCCGCCCTGATGGGCATGGTCGCGGCGTACACGCCCGACAGCGCCGCCGCATCGGCCTGCGCGGCGCGACTCGAGCGCAACCGCGCGGACGTGCTGCAGGCCGTCGAGGCGGACGGCGTGCTGTCGGTGCGGTTCGGCGCCGCACTGGCGCTGCCATCCGACGACCCGCGGCGCGATGAGCAGGTCAGCGCGGCCGCCGTCAACGCAGCCGAATCAGTGGCGCGGCTCGGCGCGATCGGCATCCTGCTCACCTCCGATGCGCAGGTGCTCGCCGAAGCCGGCAATCCGCACATCGCGGTCGATCTCGCCGTCGCGATGGAAGCGCTGAGCGCCGGGCTGTCGGGGGCGGCGATGAGCATCCGCGCGAACCTACAGATCGCCGGCAGGCACGACGCGGCGCGAGCACGGCTGGCGAGCCTCGAGACCGACGTCCGTCGGCTGCTCGAGGCCCGCCACCGGGTCACGCAGATGATCGACGAAATCTCCGCGCGGCTGGACTGA
- a CDS encoding deoxyguanosinetriphosphate triphosphohydrolase family protein, with amino-acid sequence MPQQPDDPRQTRRLPETLDEFQRAEGHPQFRVDVERIRFSPYYSRLSAVTQVISQAGAGLAVHNRLTHSIKVAAVARAIATHLSTRTDEANRIVTELGGAHPVVVQAAAAAHDLGHPPFGHLGEQTLDRLARTRFGLAEGFEGNAQTYRILTRLDEHDRPGVGLNLTAAVRAAVLKYPWRRSAGGARRGGGSKFSFYAIDEPDARQALSAYPSIAAGQQTVECSIMDISDDIAYSLHDLDDFYRAGLLNPATLSAEFRSWRRDLAQLRAADHATLAADTRTPGHSLELLWRRMQSKDSWIADPDAFSEAVAKVSSEVIDGLVAEPFDGSLASERALARFTTAWIGRLQSSIEVHRDPDIRSGHVSLNRQAWHEVAVLKFLHERFILERPDLAVYQRGQASVLERLVDGFTAWLDDPRDARRAPRRLIDLVDLATDDHRRLGDPADHADVETLGRGRGIIDYVASLTDAQAISLDALLAGRTERLWDAGQGL; translated from the coding sequence ATGCCTCAGCAGCCGGATGATCCCCGCCAGACGCGACGACTGCCCGAGACGCTCGACGAATTCCAGCGGGCGGAAGGGCATCCGCAGTTCCGGGTCGACGTCGAGCGCATCCGCTTCTCGCCGTACTACTCGCGTCTGTCGGCGGTGACGCAGGTCATTTCGCAGGCCGGCGCCGGCCTCGCGGTGCACAACAGGCTCACGCACTCGATCAAGGTCGCAGCCGTCGCGCGGGCGATCGCGACCCACCTCTCCACCCGCACAGACGAGGCGAACCGCATCGTCACCGAGCTCGGAGGGGCGCACCCGGTCGTCGTCCAGGCGGCCGCCGCGGCGCACGATCTCGGGCATCCGCCCTTCGGCCACCTCGGTGAGCAGACGCTCGACCGCCTCGCCCGAACCCGGTTCGGGCTGGCCGAGGGATTCGAGGGGAACGCGCAGACGTACCGCATCCTCACCCGCCTCGACGAGCACGACCGCCCCGGCGTCGGGCTGAACCTCACCGCGGCCGTGCGCGCGGCGGTGCTGAAGTACCCGTGGCGCCGCAGCGCGGGCGGCGCACGACGCGGCGGCGGCAGCAAGTTCAGCTTCTACGCGATCGACGAACCGGATGCCCGTCAGGCGCTCTCCGCGTACCCCTCCATCGCCGCGGGCCAGCAGACCGTCGAGTGCTCGATCATGGACATCTCCGACGACATCGCTTACTCGCTGCACGACCTCGACGACTTCTACCGCGCCGGGCTGCTGAACCCGGCGACCCTGTCGGCCGAGTTCCGCTCATGGCGCCGAGACCTCGCGCAGCTGCGTGCCGCCGATCACGCCACGCTCGCCGCCGACACTCGCACGCCGGGTCATTCGCTGGAGCTGCTGTGGCGTCGGATGCAGTCGAAAGACAGCTGGATCGCCGACCCCGACGCGTTCAGCGAAGCCGTCGCGAAGGTGTCGTCCGAGGTGATCGACGGCCTGGTCGCCGAGCCCTTCGACGGGTCCCTCGCCAGCGAGCGCGCACTCGCCCGGTTCACCACCGCGTGGATCGGCCGGCTGCAGTCCTCGATCGAGGTGCATCGGGATCCCGACATCCGCTCCGGGCACGTCAGCCTCAACCGGCAGGCGTGGCACGAGGTCGCCGTGCTCAAGTTCCTGCACGAGCGGTTCATCCTCGAGCGGCCCGATCTCGCCGTCTACCAGCGTGGGCAGGCGAGCGTGCTCGAGCGTCTGGTCGACGGATTCACCGCCTGGCTCGATGATCCGCGCGATGCGCGCCGTGCGCCGCGCCGCCTGATCGACCTCGTCGACCTCGCCACCGACGACCACCGTCGCCTGGGTGACCCTGCCGACCACGCCGATGTCGAGACGCTGGGCCGGGGTCGCGGCATCATCGACTACGTCGCCTCGCTCACCGATGCCCAGGCGATCTCGCTCGATGCCCTGCTCGCCGGCCGCACCGAACGACTGTGGGACGCCGGGCAGGGACTGTAA
- a CDS encoding NADP-dependent oxidoreductase, whose amino-acid sequence MRAVVYDRYSQDLDALEVREVPEPKLPPASVLVEVRAAGVNPVDWKVMTGGLDALMPTQFPVIPGWDVAGVVVAVGLDTPEFAVGDEVMAYARKDTVSAGTFAKRVAVPISAVARKPASLSWEEAGALPLAGGTALRSIDALGDLAGRTVLIHGAAGGVGGFAVQIAAARGAKVIATGSERNHDYIRSLGGEPTSYGEGLAGRVRELSGGLVDAVADFVGGQLEVTLDVLSDDGVHVSTADPSVIQHGGRYIWVRPDGTQTTRLGALADEGLLRVEIAETFPLDGVADAFAASQSGHTRGKLVIVP is encoded by the coding sequence ATGCGCGCTGTCGTGTACGACCGGTATTCCCAGGACCTCGATGCCCTCGAGGTGCGAGAGGTGCCGGAGCCGAAACTCCCGCCGGCGTCGGTGCTGGTCGAGGTGCGCGCCGCGGGCGTGAACCCCGTCGACTGGAAGGTCATGACGGGCGGGCTCGACGCTCTCATGCCCACGCAGTTCCCGGTGATCCCGGGATGGGACGTCGCCGGCGTCGTCGTGGCGGTCGGCCTGGACACGCCGGAGTTCGCAGTCGGCGACGAGGTCATGGCCTACGCCCGAAAGGACACGGTGAGCGCCGGCACGTTCGCCAAGCGGGTCGCCGTTCCGATCTCCGCGGTGGCTCGCAAGCCGGCATCCCTCTCCTGGGAGGAGGCCGGCGCTCTGCCTCTGGCCGGCGGCACAGCGCTGCGGTCGATCGACGCGCTCGGCGATCTGGCCGGCCGCACCGTGCTGATCCACGGGGCCGCGGGCGGTGTGGGCGGCTTCGCGGTGCAGATCGCCGCGGCCCGCGGCGCGAAGGTCATCGCGACGGGGTCCGAGCGCAATCACGACTACATTCGATCGCTGGGAGGCGAGCCGACCAGCTACGGCGAGGGACTGGCCGGGCGCGTGCGCGAGCTCAGCGGCGGGCTCGTCGATGCGGTCGCGGACTTCGTCGGCGGCCAGCTCGAGGTGACCCTCGACGTGCTCAGCGATGACGGTGTGCACGTCTCGACGGCTGATCCCTCGGTCATCCAGCACGGCGGCAGGTACATCTGGGTGCGCCCCGACGGCACGCAGACCACTCGTCTCGGGGCTCTCGCAGACGAGGGGCTCTTGAGAGTGGAGATCGCCGAGACGTTCCCGCTCGACGGAGTGGCCGACGCGTTCGCGGCCAGCCAGAGCGGCCACACCCGCGGCAAGCTCGTCATCGTCCCCTGA
- a CDS encoding DUF6458 family protein: MTIGTGVVLFVIGAILAFALNIDVGWADLTMIGYILMGAGVVAFIVGLLLMARRRRTDVVTRTEAAPGAYETRRSTRAAGDEEVF; the protein is encoded by the coding sequence ATGACCATCGGCACCGGAGTCGTTCTGTTCGTCATCGGAGCGATCCTCGCTTTCGCACTCAACATCGACGTCGGCTGGGCCGACCTCACGATGATCGGCTACATCCTGATGGGTGCAGGCGTCGTCGCGTTCATCGTCGGTCTGCTGCTCATGGCGCGCCGTCGTCGCACCGACGTGGTCACCCGCACCGAGGCCGCTCCCGGCGCGTACGAGACGCGTCGCTCCACGCGCGCGGCGGGAGACGAAGAGGTCTTCTGA
- a CDS encoding MarR family transcriptional regulator codes for MTDTQTDGYWYEERSERDRAREVLEALRTYRAAERAMRRRTRDEMSMGENELLALRYLFRQPGHAAAPAALVAYLGISPAATSVLIDRLERSGHVQRDLDASGHPTAVRATEHADVEVRHTLSRMHELMYSVASGMDAQAQANVADFLRAMADAVDGLEPSDAADQQQS; via the coding sequence GTGACGGATACACAGACGGACGGCTACTGGTACGAAGAGCGTAGCGAGCGAGATCGCGCCCGAGAAGTGCTCGAGGCTCTCCGCACGTACCGCGCGGCCGAGCGGGCCATGCGGCGCCGGACCCGCGATGAGATGTCGATGGGTGAGAACGAGCTGCTGGCGTTGCGCTACCTGTTCCGCCAGCCGGGTCACGCCGCTGCGCCGGCGGCCCTCGTCGCGTACCTCGGCATCTCGCCGGCGGCGACGTCGGTGCTGATCGACCGCCTGGAGCGCTCCGGGCACGTCCAGCGCGACCTCGACGCCTCCGGGCATCCGACCGCCGTCCGCGCCACCGAGCATGCCGACGTGGAGGTACGGCACACTCTGAGCCGCATGCACGAGCTGATGTACTCCGTGGCCTCGGGGATGGATGCCCAGGCGCAGGCGAACGTCGCGGACTTCCTCCGCGCGATGGCCGACGCGGTCGACGGCCTCGAGCCCTCGGACGCGGCCGACCAGCAGCAGAGCTGA
- a CDS encoding glycosyltransferase — translation MSAPSLPPVTVIVPTFNERDNVAELVARVSAALAGIAAEILFIDDSSDGTIDEIARVGASAALAVRGIHRDRNTGGLGGAVALGLAEAAHDVCVVMDGDLQHPPELLGAMLTRYAEGGVDVVAASRYIGGGDSAGLGTAVRYAVSKAATAVTKAMFLRRLWHSTDPMTGFFLIDRSHIDLDELRPQGFKILLEILVRGGERRELRIAEVPLEFGARRHGDSKASLRQGATFLAHLARLRFGKMGRFAVIGGLGALVNIGIMWALTHLGVDYVLAAIVGAAVTIIGNFVLQELFVFRDEREDARKLWVRFAASVSFNAVEAALRIPVMALMVETWHISSVIATAISLVVAFFARFLFHALVVYAPRRRADATDEPAADTATLRVMRAIDAEAMRPGEL, via the coding sequence GTGAGCGCCCCCTCCCTTCCTCCCGTGACCGTCATCGTGCCCACGTTCAACGAGCGCGACAACGTCGCCGAACTCGTCGCCCGCGTCTCCGCCGCGCTCGCCGGGATCGCCGCCGAGATCCTGTTCATCGACGACAGCTCCGATGGCACGATCGACGAGATCGCCCGCGTCGGGGCATCCGCCGCCCTCGCCGTGCGCGGCATCCACCGCGACCGCAACACCGGCGGGCTCGGCGGCGCCGTCGCGCTGGGGCTGGCCGAGGCCGCGCACGACGTGTGCGTCGTCATGGACGGTGATCTGCAGCACCCGCCCGAACTGCTGGGGGCCATGCTCACGCGCTACGCCGAGGGCGGCGTAGACGTCGTCGCGGCCTCCCGCTACATCGGCGGGGGTGATTCCGCAGGCCTCGGCACCGCCGTGCGCTACGCGGTGTCGAAGGCGGCGACCGCCGTCACGAAGGCGATGTTCCTGCGGCGGCTCTGGCACAGCACCGATCCGATGACCGGATTCTTCCTCATCGACCGCTCGCACATCGACCTCGACGAGCTGCGACCGCAGGGCTTCAAGATCCTGCTCGAGATCCTCGTGCGCGGCGGCGAGCGGCGCGAGCTGCGCATCGCCGAGGTGCCGCTGGAGTTCGGCGCACGCCGGCACGGCGACTCGAAGGCGAGCCTGCGACAGGGCGCGACCTTCCTCGCGCACCTCGCTCGCCTGCGGTTCGGCAAGATGGGGCGCTTCGCCGTGATCGGCGGCCTCGGGGCACTTGTGAACATCGGCATCATGTGGGCCCTCACCCACCTGGGCGTCGACTACGTGCTCGCCGCGATCGTCGGAGCGGCGGTCACCATCATCGGCAACTTCGTGCTGCAGGAGCTGTTCGTGTTCCGCGACGAGCGAGAGGATGCCCGAAAGCTGTGGGTGCGTTTCGCCGCGTCGGTGTCGTTCAACGCCGTCGAGGCGGCCCTGCGCATCCCGGTCATGGCGCTGATGGTCGAGACCTGGCACATCTCCAGCGTGATCGCCACGGCGATATCCCTGGTGGTCGCCTTCTTCGCGCGGTTCCTGTTCCACGCCCTGGTCGTCTACGCGCCGCGGCGGCGGGCGGATGCCACCGACGAGCCGGCGGCAGACACCGCGACGCTGCGGGTCATGCGTGCCATCGACGCCGAGGCGATGCGACCGGGAGAGCTCTGA
- a CDS encoding glutaredoxin domain-containing protein encodes MSTPAFDTITMFGADWCRDCVRTKRQLDQLGVEYTYVDLVADPAAADVAKEISGRMNIPVVVYPDASHHVEPSNADVEAKLRELSLI; translated from the coding sequence ATGAGCACTCCCGCATTCGACACGATCACCATGTTCGGCGCCGATTGGTGCCGAGACTGCGTCCGCACCAAGAGGCAGCTCGACCAGCTGGGCGTCGAGTACACCTACGTCGACCTCGTCGCGGATCCCGCGGCAGCGGACGTCGCCAAGGAGATCTCGGGCCGCATGAACATTCCCGTCGTCGTCTACCCCGACGCAAGCCACCACGTCGAGCCGAGCAACGCCGACGTCGAGGCGAAGCTGCGCGAGCTCTCGCTGATCTGA
- a CDS encoding aldehyde dehydrogenase family protein, whose amino-acid sequence MTQETALDGELDEAQRSALDADVDALQQGSRTWAHLTVGQRATLLRALRTSVAAAADEWANTAADSKGLERRHPLRGEEWLSGPYSVLGALDAYIDTLAKLDHGRSPLDGVAVGRAPGGRTRVSAFPLTGLDRLLLSGFSGEVWLRPGITPHTARASAGLAQRSSNAPGGVGLVLGAGNVTSIPVLDVLYELLAHNRVVLLKVNPTQDALVPVYERALAPLIAPGFLRIVRGGPAVGAYLTAHRDLMHVHITGSAATFDAIVWGPSTGSAAQREATARRRRENRPLLKKPITAELGGVSPIIIVPGEWSAADIAFQAEHVVTMRLQNCGHNCIAGQVVIISSEWAQAEQFRAALRRAYAAAPERPIWYPGSASRMRQAAEDYPDALVLADRLLVEIDDGQDAAALQSTEYFAPVLGVVELPGAGQQFLDAAIAHANEELQGTLGANLIIDPATEKSLGNGFERAITELRYGSIAINSWTAFGFITPTLTWGAFPGSTLDDVGSGIGVVHNALLLDGVERSVVRGPFRPFPRSLPLLNGGGRLTILPKPPWFVSSRTGSAVSEGLTRFRAHGGIPGLIRTLLLALRA is encoded by the coding sequence ATGACTCAGGAGACGGCTCTCGACGGCGAGCTGGACGAGGCGCAGCGCAGCGCGCTGGATGCCGACGTCGACGCTCTGCAGCAGGGGTCGCGCACGTGGGCGCATCTCACCGTGGGCCAGCGCGCGACCCTGCTGCGCGCGCTGCGCACGAGCGTCGCCGCCGCAGCGGACGAGTGGGCGAACACCGCCGCCGACTCCAAGGGCCTCGAGCGCAGGCATCCGCTGCGCGGCGAGGAGTGGCTGAGCGGGCCGTACTCGGTGCTCGGCGCTCTCGACGCCTACATCGACACGCTTGCGAAACTGGACCACGGGCGCTCGCCGCTCGACGGGGTGGCTGTCGGCCGCGCGCCCGGCGGCCGCACGAGGGTGAGCGCGTTCCCGCTGACGGGACTCGACCGGCTCCTGCTCTCCGGCTTCAGCGGTGAGGTGTGGCTGCGGCCAGGCATCACCCCCCACACGGCCCGGGCGAGCGCAGGGCTGGCGCAGCGCTCGTCGAATGCGCCCGGCGGCGTCGGCCTGGTGCTGGGCGCGGGCAACGTCACCTCGATCCCCGTCCTCGACGTGCTGTACGAGCTTCTCGCGCACAACCGCGTGGTGCTGCTCAAGGTGAACCCCACCCAAGACGCCCTCGTGCCCGTGTACGAGCGCGCGCTGGCGCCGCTGATCGCCCCCGGCTTCCTGCGGATCGTGCGCGGCGGCCCTGCCGTCGGCGCGTACCTCACGGCTCATCGTGACCTGATGCACGTGCACATCACCGGCTCGGCGGCGACCTTCGACGCCATCGTGTGGGGCCCTTCGACGGGCTCAGCAGCCCAGCGGGAGGCGACCGCACGACGTCGGCGCGAGAACCGTCCGCTGCTGAAGAAGCCGATCACTGCTGAGCTCGGCGGAGTCTCGCCGATAATCATCGTGCCCGGCGAGTGGAGCGCCGCCGACATCGCCTTCCAGGCCGAGCACGTCGTCACCATGCGCCTGCAGAACTGCGGTCACAACTGCATCGCCGGGCAGGTCGTGATCATCTCGTCGGAGTGGGCGCAGGCCGAGCAGTTCCGCGCCGCGCTGCGGCGCGCGTATGCGGCCGCCCCCGAGCGGCCGATCTGGTATCCCGGCTCGGCGTCGCGCATGCGGCAGGCCGCGGAGGACTATCCGGATGCCCTGGTGCTGGCCGACCGCCTGCTGGTCGAGATCGACGATGGCCAGGATGCTGCGGCACTGCAGTCCACCGAGTACTTCGCCCCGGTGCTCGGCGTCGTGGAGCTGCCAGGCGCCGGTCAGCAGTTCCTCGATGCCGCGATCGCGCACGCGAACGAAGAGCTGCAGGGCACTCTGGGCGCCAACCTCATCATCGATCCGGCCACCGAGAAGTCCCTCGGCAACGGATTCGAGCGTGCGATCACCGAGCTGCGCTATGGATCGATCGCGATCAACTCGTGGACGGCCTTCGGCTTCATCACCCCGACGCTGACCTGGGGCGCGTTCCCGGGCAGCACCCTCGACGACGTCGGCAGCGGCATCGGCGTGGTGCACAACGCCCTGCTGCTCGACGGCGTGGAGCGCTCGGTGGTGCGCGGGCCGTTCCGCCCCTTCCCCCGGTCGCTGCCCCTGCTGAACGGCGGGGGCCGTCTGACGATCCTGCCGAAGCCGCCGTGGTTCGTCTCCTCCCGCACCGGCTCCGCGGTGAGCGAAGGGCTCACCCGGTTCCGCGCGCACGGCGGCATCCCTGGGCTCATCCGCACCCTGCTCCTGGCGCTGCGCGCCTGA
- the ypfJ gene encoding KPN_02809 family neutral zinc metallopeptidase, with product MTFNPDADISGNTTRRRGRGAAIAGGGVGVLGLVALVVAMLGGPDLTGLVGGAPGGGNEPASSGEALSECDTGQDANTSDDCRMAGAQVLLDDYWTQKFDGYQAPTMTVVDGATSTQCGTASNAVGPFYCPPEQGVYIDPTFFQLMRDQFGASAGELAQLYIVGHEWGHHIQNITGTMDKYPNNGTGPDSNGVRTELQADCYAGAWLGDVTKLKDDNGVTYLKKPTEAQITDALNAAFTVGDDHIQEQQAGRVNPESFTHGTSEQRQAWFANGYKNGLGVCDTFAVPGDQL from the coding sequence ATGACTTTCAATCCGGATGCCGACATCTCGGGCAACACCACGCGCCGCCGCGGGCGGGGCGCCGCGATCGCTGGTGGTGGCGTGGGCGTGCTCGGCCTGGTCGCGCTGGTCGTCGCCATGCTCGGCGGTCCCGATCTCACCGGGCTGGTCGGCGGAGCGCCCGGTGGCGGGAACGAGCCCGCCTCCAGCGGCGAGGCGCTCTCAGAGTGCGACACCGGTCAGGACGCGAACACCAGCGACGACTGCCGCATGGCAGGTGCCCAGGTGCTGCTCGACGACTACTGGACGCAGAAATTCGACGGCTACCAGGCGCCAACGATGACCGTGGTCGACGGTGCGACCTCCACCCAGTGCGGCACGGCCTCGAACGCCGTCGGACCGTTCTACTGCCCGCCCGAGCAGGGCGTCTACATCGACCCGACGTTCTTCCAGCTGATGCGGGATCAGTTCGGCGCCTCTGCCGGTGAGCTCGCCCAGCTGTACATCGTGGGTCACGAATGGGGTCACCACATCCAGAACATCACCGGCACGATGGACAAGTACCCGAACAACGGCACCGGCCCCGACAGCAACGGCGTGCGCACCGAGCTGCAGGCCGACTGCTACGCCGGCGCCTGGCTCGGAGACGTGACGAAGCTGAAGGACGACAACGGCGTCACCTACCTGAAGAAGCCGACCGAGGCGCAGATCACGGATGCCCTGAACGCGGCGTTCACCGTCGGCGACGACCACATCCAAGAGCAGCAGGCCGGCCGGGTCAACCCGGAGAGCTTCACCCACGGCACCAGCGAGCAGCGCCAGGCCTGGTTCGCGAACGGCTACAAGAACGGCCTCGGCGTCTGCGACACCTTCGCCGTCCCCGGCGACCAGCTCTGA
- a CDS encoding malate dehydrogenase, whose translation MATTITITGAGGQIGYALLFRIAAGDMLGPDEHVRLRLLEIPQGLRAAEGAALELQDGAFGLLDDVEVTDDAEIAFDGANLALLVGARPRGPGMERGDLLAANGGIFGPQGRAIAAAAASDIRVTVVGNPANTNALIAASSADGVPAERFTALTRLDENRARAQLAQTLDAPVARVRRVPIWGNHSATQFPDISHATIDGEPVAERLTAAVGDVRAWQEQTFIPRVAKRGAEIIEVRGSSSVASAASATIDHVRDWVHGTEEWTSAGVVSHGEYGVPEGLVSSFPVQSIAGEWRIVEGLELDAWARARIDASVAELVDERETVRSLGLI comes from the coding sequence ATGGCGACGACGATCACGATCACAGGTGCCGGCGGACAGATCGGCTACGCGCTGCTGTTCCGCATCGCGGCGGGAGACATGCTCGGGCCGGACGAGCACGTCAGGCTGCGTCTGCTCGAGATCCCGCAGGGGCTGCGTGCCGCCGAGGGGGCGGCGCTCGAGCTGCAGGACGGCGCGTTCGGGCTGCTCGACGACGTCGAGGTCACCGATGACGCCGAGATCGCATTCGACGGGGCGAACCTCGCGCTTCTCGTCGGCGCCCGTCCGCGCGGGCCCGGCATGGAGCGCGGCGACCTGCTCGCTGCGAACGGCGGCATCTTCGGCCCGCAGGGGCGCGCGATCGCCGCGGCCGCGGCATCCGACATCCGCGTCACGGTCGTCGGCAACCCCGCCAACACGAACGCGCTGATCGCGGCCTCGTCGGCCGACGGCGTTCCCGCCGAGCGGTTCACCGCCCTCACCCGGCTCGATGAGAACCGCGCCCGGGCGCAGCTCGCGCAGACGCTCGACGCTCCCGTCGCCCGCGTGCGCCGGGTGCCGATCTGGGGCAACCACTCGGCCACGCAGTTCCCCGACATCTCGCACGCGACGATCGACGGCGAGCCGGTCGCCGAGCGCCTGACCGCCGCGGTGGGTGATGTGCGCGCCTGGCAGGAGCAGACCTTCATCCCCCGGGTGGCCAAGCGCGGCGCAGAGATCATCGAGGTGCGCGGTTCGTCGTCGGTGGCGTCCGCGGCGAGCGCGACGATCGATCACGTGCGCGACTGGGTGCACGGCACCGAGGAGTGGACCAGTGCCGGCGTCGTCTCGCACGGCGAGTACGGCGTGCCGGAGGGGCTGGTCTCGTCGTTCCCGGTGCAGTCGATCGCCGGCGAGTGGCGCATCGTCGAAGGGCTCGAGCTGGATGCCTGGGCTCGGGCACGCATCGACGCCTCGGTGGCCGAGCTGGTCGACGAGCGCGAGACGGTGCGTTCGCTCGGGCTGATCTGA
- a CDS encoding recombinase family protein: MTDAMNPNGGEAEIALTSPLHLPHAAANCPKCLANDDHGWWSARPEGTRLVGLVVARDGMPSVTQQRDDLTRFGVPIEGFRHPAPEILETWGDRLARLIDTLRPGDVLVVANVHALGRDRDEESRTISELRRRGIMVKVLGHHARHLADAPH, from the coding sequence ATGACCGATGCGATGAACCCGAACGGCGGCGAGGCCGAGATTGCGCTGACCAGTCCGCTGCATCTGCCGCATGCGGCCGCGAACTGCCCGAAGTGCCTGGCGAACGACGATCACGGCTGGTGGTCGGCGCGGCCGGAGGGGACGCGTCTGGTCGGGCTCGTCGTCGCGCGCGACGGCATGCCGTCGGTGACCCAGCAGCGCGACGACCTCACGCGCTTCGGTGTGCCGATCGAGGGGTTCCGCCACCCCGCTCCCGAGATCCTGGAGACCTGGGGCGACCGCCTGGCACGCCTGATCGACACGCTGCGACCGGGGGACGTGCTCGTGGTCGCGAACGTGCACGCGCTGGGCCGCGATCGCGACGAAGAGTCGCGCACGATCTCCGAGCTGCGTCGGCGCGGGATCATGGTCAAGGTGCTCGGGCATCACGCCCGGCACCTGGCCGACGCGCCCCACTGA
- a CDS encoding WXG100 family type VII secretion target yields the protein MADFGASYAEMEQVASSLSQARDDIQGQLDTLKGQVDTLLGEDFKTQHASGKFGEGYGELTTGLKTAVDGINDMSESLLGMMRAIQDLDQQLAGG from the coding sequence ATGGCCGATTTCGGTGCGTCTTATGCGGAGATGGAGCAGGTGGCGTCGTCGCTGTCGCAGGCTCGTGATGACATTCAGGGTCAGCTGGACACCCTGAAGGGGCAGGTGGACACGCTGCTGGGTGAGGACTTCAAGACGCAGCACGCGTCGGGCAAGTTCGGTGAGGGCTACGGTGAGCTGACCACGGGTCTGAAGACCGCGGTGGACGGCATCAATGACATGTCGGAGTCACTGCTGGGCATGATGCGCGCGATCCAGGACCTGGATCAGCAGCTCGCCGGCGGCTGA